One region of Salvia miltiorrhiza cultivar Shanhuang (shh) chromosome 3, IMPLAD_Smil_shh, whole genome shotgun sequence genomic DNA includes:
- the LOC131018232 gene encoding putative late blight resistance protein homolog R1B-17, producing MVINPLLQEFLEGYKSPVADGDEADPLEMRIVDAAHAVEDIIESYIVNVIELELFECCDSFSDYNDVADLLEMPFAENSREEVCCDSSSDYSDEADPLEMPIAENSGEEVSCDSSSDYSDEADPLEMPIAENSREEIFLQGYVVDAAHAAEEVNSREEVSCINFYQDLQQVIEEMNVIKKEAMETSAEAQLQRKVSSTHAGSLTSSSNVKESKMVGFDDVQLQLLDWLTGGNRNRQIIPITGMGGIGKTTLARHIFEHALVKQHFDIRAWTTISQTYNVRETLSQVLKQVSGDSRDDLSDENELGEKLYKYLWGRRYIIILDDMWSVEVWYKMRFFFPDYNDGSRVIVTTRLSNLAAELADSNRIGMRFLDNVCSWSLFSKTVFGDEGFPLHLEEFGKKIVGKCKGLPLSIAVIGGLLAKSELKLEYWEGIEKNLSSIVNSENDEYCLRVLNLSYDHLPAYLKPCFLYMGMFGEDEEIRVAELMRLWVSEGFLKPIINKSSKTIAKEYLKELLDRNLILVHKLGKVGNIKYCKMHDLVRDLSFQEAEKQRFYYVLGQHCPRGINSQRCIVIPRSTSETTIRDAMETMSRARSFICDGDTVPELLDFRFLRTILTTNFRS from the exons ATGGTTATAAATCCCCTGTTGCAGGAATTTCTTGAAGGTTATAAGTCCCCTGTTGCTGACGGAGATGAAGCTGATCCTCTGGAGATGCGTATTGTAGATGCAGCTCATGCCGTTGAAGATATTATCGAATCATATATTGTGAACGTGATTGAACTG GAACTTTTCGAATGCTGTGACTCCTTTTCTGACTACAACGATGTAGCAGATCTGTTGGAGATGCCTTTTGCAGAAAATTCTAGAGAGGAAGTCTGTTGTGACTCGTCTTCTGACTACAGTGATGAAGCAGATCCGTTGGAGATGCCTATTGCAGAAAATTCTGGAGAGGAAGTCAGTTGTGACTCCTCTTCTGACTACAGTGATGAAGCAGATCCGTTGGAGATGCCTATTGCAGAAAATTCTAGAGAGGAA ATATTTCTCCAAGGCTATGTTGTAGATGCAGCTCATGCGGCTGAAGAAGTGAATTCTAGAGAGGAAGTCAGTTGCATCAACTTCTATCAAGATCTACAGCAAGTGATAGAAGAAATGAATGTGATCAAGAAGGAAGCCATGGAGACTTCAGCTGAAGCTCAGCTGCAGAGAAAGGTCTCCTCGACTCATGCTGGCTCCTTGACATCCTCTTCCAATGTGAAGGAAAGCAAGATGGTGGGCTTTGATGACGTGCAACTTCAACTCTTGGATTGGCTCACGGGAGGGAACCGTAACCGCCAAATCATCCCAATCACAGGGATGGGCGGGattggtaagaccactcttgcccgACATATATTTGAGCATGCCCTTGTTAAGCAACATTTTGATATTCGTGCATGGACTACAATTTCTCAAACTTATAATGTTAGAGAAACACTTAGTCAAGTTCTTAAACAAGTGAGCGGAGATTCGAGGGATGACTTGAGTGACGAGAACGAGTTGGGAGAAAAATTGTACAAGTATTTATGGGGTAGGAGGTATATCATAATattggatgatatgtggagtgtAGAGGTGTGGTACAAGATGAGGTTTTTCTTTCCCGATTACAATGATGGGAGTCGAGTAATCGTAACGACTAGGCTGTCAAACTTGGCTGCCGAGTTGGCAGACTCTAACCGCATTGGTATGAGATTTTTAGATAATGTTTGTAGCTGGAGTTTGTTCTCCAAAACTGTGTTTGGGGATGAGGGTTTTCCTCTTCATCTCGAGGAATTCGGAAAGAAAATCGTGGGGAAGTGTAAGGGACTTCCCTTGTCGATTGCTGTGATTGGGGGTCTTTTGGCAAAGTCCGAACTTAAACTGGAATATTGGGAGGGCATAGAGAAAAACTTAAGCTCAATAGTGAAttcggaaaatgatgaatattgcTTGAGAGTATTGAATCTGAGCTATGACCATTTGCCTGCCTATCTGAAGCCTTGTTTTTTGTACATGGGGATGTTTGGGGAAGATGAGGAAATTAGGGTTGCAGAACTCATGAGGTTATGGGTTTCTGAAGGCTTTCTCAAACCAATAATCAATAAAAGCTCGAAAACAATTGCCAAGGAGTATTTGAAGGAGCTACTCGATAGAAACCTCATTCTAGTTCATAAGTTGGGGAAAGTTGGGAATATAAAGTACTGCAAAATGCATGATTTAGTGAGAGATCTATCATTTCAAGAAGCTGAAAAACAAAGGTTTTATTATGTCTTAGGGCAACATTGTCCTCGAGGGATAAATAGCCAACGCTGCATTGTTATTCCCAGAAGCACTTCAGAAACGACAATCAGGGATGCCATGGAAACTATGTCACGTGCTCGTTCTTTCATATGTGATGGTGATACGGTTCCAGAATTGCTAGATTTCAGATTTTTGAGGACAATATTGACTACAAATTTTCGTTCCTGA